From Thermoplasmata archaeon, one genomic window encodes:
- the truD gene encoding tRNA pseudouridine(13) synthase TruD, whose amino-acid sequence MERDVGIEGYLTSTPGVGGILKETADDFAVEEVSSPPPTVADGRYAIAALRLRNWETNRLVRELARALHISRRRIGFAGTKDKRAVTTQLFSFEDVAPDAIQGLRLKDLDVVDVFRSDHPLEIGDLLGNRFRILVRDLAVPPETAARTVEETARQLRAFGGFPNFFGVQRFGSVRPITHVVGRHIVRGEFREAVEAYAANPIEGEDPESYEVRAALRDTGDVRAALRTYPRSYGFEKALLNHLAAHPGEYVGALRQLPFNLLLMFVHGYQSYLYNRMLAERLRRGLPIHEPVAGDLVLPADRLGLPDRDRLVDVTCDNLGRVTERCREGKAWVSGLLYGSESDFAGGEPGQIEKQIVASEGLRREDFIIPELPRLSSKGTRREILAPFRDLDAAVVGNGLGVSVELTRGAYATCLLREFMKAP is encoded by the coding sequence ATGGAGCGCGACGTCGGGATCGAAGGGTACCTGACGTCCACGCCCGGGGTCGGCGGCATCCTCAAGGAGACGGCGGACGATTTCGCCGTCGAAGAGGTCTCCTCGCCACCGCCGACCGTGGCCGACGGCCGGTACGCGATCGCGGCGCTCCGCCTGCGGAACTGGGAGACGAACCGCCTCGTCCGGGAACTCGCGCGCGCGTTGCACATCAGCCGCCGGCGAATCGGCTTCGCGGGGACGAAGGACAAGCGGGCCGTCACGACGCAGCTGTTCTCGTTCGAGGACGTGGCGCCCGACGCGATCCAAGGCCTCCGGCTCAAAGACCTCGACGTCGTGGACGTGTTCCGGTCCGACCACCCCCTCGAGATCGGCGACCTCCTGGGCAACCGCTTCCGGATCCTCGTTCGGGATCTTGCGGTTCCACCCGAGACGGCCGCCAGGACCGTCGAAGAGACCGCGCGGCAGCTCCGGGCGTTCGGCGGCTTTCCGAACTTCTTCGGGGTGCAGCGGTTCGGCTCCGTGCGGCCCATCACGCATGTCGTCGGTCGCCACATCGTGCGAGGCGAATTCCGGGAGGCCGTCGAGGCGTACGCCGCGAATCCGATCGAGGGCGAGGATCCGGAATCGTACGAGGTCCGTGCGGCCCTGCGCGACACGGGGGATGTGCGTGCGGCCCTCCGGACGTACCCGAGGTCGTACGGATTCGAGAAAGCCCTCCTGAATCATCTCGCCGCGCATCCCGGCGAATACGTGGGCGCGTTGCGGCAGCTGCCCTTCAATCTGCTCCTGATGTTCGTGCACGGGTACCAATCGTACCTCTACAACCGGATGCTCGCCGAGCGGCTCCGGCGCGGCCTCCCGATCCACGAGCCCGTCGCGGGGGATCTCGTGTTGCCCGCGGACCGCCTCGGGCTTCCGGATCGCGATCGGCTCGTCGACGTCACATGCGACAACCTGGGTCGTGTGACGGAACGGTGCCGGGAGGGGAAGGCGTGGGTGAGCGGACTCCTGTATGGCTCCGAATCGGATTTCGCCGGAGGCGAGCCCGGGCAAATCGAGAAGCAGATCGTCGCCTCAGAGGGGCTTCGACGGGAGGACTTCATCATCCCGGAACTCCCTCGGCTTTCGTCGAAGGGGACGCGACGCGAGATCCTCGCGCCGTTCCGCGACCTCGACGCCGCGGTGGTCGGCAACGGACTCGGGGTGAGCGTCGAACTCACGCGAGGCGCCTACGCGACGTGCTTGCTGCGCGAATTCATGAAGGCGCCGTGA
- a CDS encoding branched-chain amino acid ABC transporter permease produces MLLGSLYTMMALGLTLTYKVTKIPNFAHAEYVTIGGYVTVVAVKALGGWPWALFAVPIAFVIAALVAVVVDELVFKPLFLRGATPIHLLVASIGAGLILRYIVTIYADLSDLLTAKANLSSNVILFLANASLTTLHVTIVPTVAGVVVALHLLFTRTKIGKGMRAMASNYDLARVSGINTGAVRRLTWFLAGGLAGLAGAFWAIYNPIQTDTGWRALLYIFAAAILAGMTSFYGTIAGGYIVAAAGNFGVFFLNRAYGVDVGYQPLIALAIIIAVFLIRPTGFAGLTWREVVDRTRSLARRLLEAARRIGAARG; encoded by the coding sequence ATCCTCCTCGGCAGCCTCTACACGATGATGGCCTTGGGCCTCACGCTCACGTACAAGGTCACGAAGATCCCGAACTTTGCCCACGCGGAGTACGTCACGATCGGCGGGTATGTGACGGTCGTCGCGGTAAAGGCGCTCGGGGGATGGCCTTGGGCTCTTTTCGCCGTCCCGATCGCCTTCGTTATCGCCGCCCTCGTCGCCGTAGTCGTGGACGAGCTCGTCTTCAAGCCGCTCTTCCTCCGCGGCGCGACCCCGATCCACCTCCTCGTTGCGTCGATCGGCGCGGGGCTTATCCTCCGATACATCGTGACGATCTACGCGGACCTCTCGGACCTTCTCACCGCGAAGGCGAACCTCTCCTCGAACGTCATCCTCTTCCTGGCGAATGCCTCCCTCACGACGCTCCACGTGACGATCGTCCCGACGGTCGCCGGGGTCGTGGTGGCGCTTCACCTCCTCTTCACGAGGACGAAAATCGGGAAGGGCATGCGCGCGATGGCGAGCAACTACGACCTCGCTCGCGTCTCCGGGATCAACACGGGTGCCGTGCGCCGCCTCACCTGGTTCCTCGCCGGGGGCCTCGCGGGACTCGCGGGGGCGTTCTGGGCGATTTACAACCCGATTCAGACGGATACGGGGTGGCGGGCGCTCCTTTACATTTTCGCGGCTGCAATCCTCGCAGGGATGACGAGCTTCTACGGGACGATTGCGGGAGGGTACATCGTCGCAGCCGCGGGGAACTTCGGGGTTTTCTTCCTGAACCGAGCGTACGGGGTCGACGTGGGCTATCAACCGCTCATCGCGCTCGCGATCATTATCGCAGTCTTCTTAATCCGGCCCACCGGCTTCGCAGGACTCACATGGCGGGAGGTCGTCGACCGGACGCGCTCCCTGGCGAGGCGGCTCTTGGAGGCGGCGCGCCGGATCGGCGCGGCGAGGGGATGA
- a CDS encoding DNA-directed RNA polymerase subunit L has translation MQMRLLEKQKDSVRIEILNPDDTVIYPLITALLKDPDVEDALYYTGHPQLDKPVLTVKVKKGSPQAALKRVAESLASEFGGARQTLEKELA, from the coding sequence ATGCAGATGCGTCTCCTCGAGAAGCAGAAAGACTCCGTCCGGATTGAGATCCTGAACCCGGACGATACGGTCATCTATCCGCTCATCACGGCCCTCCTGAAAGACCCGGACGTCGAGGACGCGCTCTACTACACGGGGCACCCGCAGCTCGACAAGCCGGTCCTCACGGTCAAGGTGAAGAAAGGCAGCCCGCAGGCCGCGCTGAAGCGGGTCGCGGAGAGCCTCGCCTCGGAGTTCGGCGGCGCGAGGCAGACCCTGGAGAAGGAGCTCGCGTAG
- a CDS encoding ABC transporter ATP-binding protein — translation MVQGMSAHLDSGEIVALVGPNGSGKSTFLKAIVGLASLFEGRVLFDGHDVTTLPPEEKAQMGLGYVPQVDNTFGDLTIRENLEMGAYAIRDRAQVAEDLDRVFALFSILGERRSQSALTLSGGERQMLGIGRALMARPRVLLLDEPTAALAPKMVNELFRRIAQIRDSGVPILLVEQHAKRALEIADRGYVLVAGRKAMEGTGAEILAREDLKKIFLGRK, via the coding sequence GTGGTGCAAGGCATGTCCGCCCACCTCGATTCAGGGGAAATCGTCGCCCTCGTTGGCCCGAACGGGAGCGGCAAGAGCACGTTCCTGAAGGCGATCGTCGGCCTGGCGTCCCTCTTCGAAGGCCGCGTCTTGTTCGATGGACACGACGTGACGACGCTCCCTCCGGAGGAGAAAGCCCAGATGGGACTCGGCTACGTGCCCCAGGTCGACAACACGTTCGGGGACCTCACGATCCGGGAGAACCTGGAGATGGGCGCGTACGCAATCCGGGACCGCGCGCAGGTGGCGGAGGACCTGGACCGCGTGTTCGCCCTGTTCTCGATCCTCGGCGAGCGGCGTTCCCAGTCCGCGTTAACGCTGAGCGGCGGGGAGCGGCAGATGCTCGGGATCGGACGGGCCTTGATGGCCCGGCCGCGGGTCCTGCTCCTCGACGAACCGACCGCGGCCCTCGCGCCAAAGATGGTCAACGAACTCTTCCGGCGAATCGCCCAGATTCGGGACTCCGGCGTTCCGATCCTCCTCGTCGAGCAACATGCGAAGCGCGCGCTCGAGATCGCCGACCGAGGCTACGTCCTCGTGGCGGGCCGGAAGGCGATGGAGGGCACCGGCGCGGAGATCCTGGCCAGGGAGGACCTGAAGAAGATCTTCCTCGGCCGCAAGTAG
- a CDS encoding DsbA family protein — MAARIHVVWYTDPHNIWCWGCEPMVRRLQVVYPDAVEVEVRMGGLFEDFTPVREQWARMSGGRWTASVLAFFEAVAEQHRMPMNSQRMIENVDDFDSTWPACIAVKAAELQGRDAAARYLRALREAWCLDGRPIHRRGVQIEVASESGLDPDAFETALEDGRAENAFRNDREECERHEVTGFPTFEITRDETTARINGWQPWEVLEDVLRKVDADVVPKVLEPTEKSVLAVLRRYDRCATREIAAILGVTDDDAELLLEDLEGRGRVSPRTVGNGLVWEAAQGIREAEAERDRAVL, encoded by the coding sequence ATGGCCGCCCGCATCCACGTCGTCTGGTACACGGACCCGCACAACATCTGGTGCTGGGGCTGCGAGCCGATGGTCCGACGGCTCCAGGTCGTCTATCCGGACGCCGTTGAGGTCGAGGTCCGGATGGGCGGCCTGTTCGAGGACTTCACCCCGGTCCGGGAGCAGTGGGCGCGGATGTCCGGCGGCCGATGGACCGCGTCCGTGCTCGCGTTCTTCGAGGCCGTTGCCGAGCAGCACCGCATGCCGATGAACTCACAGCGCATGATCGAGAACGTCGACGATTTCGATTCGACGTGGCCCGCGTGCATCGCCGTCAAGGCCGCGGAGCTCCAGGGCCGCGACGCCGCCGCGCGATACCTGCGAGCCCTGCGGGAGGCGTGGTGCCTCGACGGCCGGCCGATCCACCGGCGGGGCGTGCAAATCGAGGTCGCGAGCGAGTCGGGGCTGGATCCAGACGCCTTCGAGACGGCCCTGGAAGACGGGCGCGCCGAGAACGCGTTCCGGAACGACCGCGAGGAGTGCGAGCGTCACGAGGTCACGGGATTCCCGACGTTTGAGATCACGCGGGACGAAACGACCGCGCGAATCAATGGCTGGCAGCCGTGGGAGGTACTCGAAGACGTCCTGCGGAAAGTCGACGCGGATGTCGTGCCAAAGGTGCTCGAGCCGACCGAGAAATCGGTCCTCGCCGTCCTCCGCCGATACGATCGGTGCGCGACGCGCGAGATCGCCGCAATCCTCGGGGTAACGGACGACGACGCGGAACTCCTCCTCGAGGACCTGGAGGGACGCGGCAGGGTGAGCCCTCGGACGGTCGGGAACGGGCTCGTGTGGGAAGCGGCCCAAGGGATCAGGGAGGCCGAAGCGGAGCGGGATCGCGCGGTCCTGTGA
- a CDS encoding VOC family protein, translating into MAVVKDIGHVVIPVDDMEKAIAFYRDVLGFRVVGKVNPVWTVVEVSGGQLTLYRNSKLPKVAGGPGGEGTPFEFHVDDFEKAASFLQSRGIRVKKEGANAGTVWDPFGNALRLHDHRADEVGSAAKP; encoded by the coding sequence ATGGCCGTGGTCAAAGACATCGGGCACGTCGTGATCCCCGTGGACGACATGGAGAAAGCGATCGCCTTCTATCGGGATGTTCTCGGTTTTCGCGTCGTCGGAAAAGTCAACCCCGTCTGGACGGTCGTGGAGGTTTCCGGAGGCCAGCTCACCCTCTATCGGAACTCGAAGCTGCCGAAAGTGGCCGGCGGTCCTGGGGGCGAGGGGACACCGTTCGAATTTCACGTGGACGACTTCGAGAAGGCCGCGAGCTTTCTGCAATCCCGCGGGATTCGGGTGAAGAAGGAAGGAGCCAACGCAGGGACCGTCTGGGATCCGTTCGGGAACGCCCTTCGACTTCACGACCACCGCGCGGACGAGGTCGGTTCTGCCGCAAAACCTTAA
- a CDS encoding ABC transporter substrate-binding protein — MAEAGGTVKGSSKVVLAILIALVVILGGTTTYLAIRSVQPPTAVTYVIGVEIAVSGSYASDGPLRRDGAFLAITQMNTELAAAGSPIHFEKIHVDSMAQGATAVTAFEQLVAAGVKVVVGPLSSAEVGSVAPLADSNHVVAISPSATAPRLALDDFVFRVAPNDAFQASALAELFGELGYTKVAVMARDDDYGRGIANFTEGIFEAAPYNGVVEKTFYSTQSGTDYAPPVAALSAQVGTPAATTAVLLVAFEDDGIGILNLARQDPNLSQVRWFGSESVTRPKYVDPSTPAEIKDFLVSRNMTGFFPFPQQSPVVEKFVADYQAAYGRAPSPYAYYSYDAAMIAMLSILRAGKYDGDAIRAMVPIVGETYIGASGHKIFDQFGDYAAADYRIWNIRLEGSNYVFKQIGTWFYLTGTIEWD, encoded by the coding sequence ATGGCGGAGGCGGGGGGAACAGTCAAAGGCTCGTCGAAAGTCGTACTCGCGATCTTGATCGCGCTTGTCGTGATCCTAGGCGGGACGACGACGTACTTGGCAATCCGGTCCGTGCAGCCACCGACGGCTGTCACATACGTGATCGGCGTTGAAATCGCCGTGAGCGGCTCCTACGCATCGGACGGTCCCTTGCGACGCGACGGGGCGTTCCTCGCGATCACCCAAATGAATACGGAGCTAGCGGCTGCCGGATCGCCCATCCATTTCGAAAAGATCCACGTCGACTCGATGGCGCAGGGCGCTACGGCCGTGACTGCGTTCGAGCAGCTCGTCGCGGCGGGAGTGAAAGTCGTCGTCGGACCCCTTTCTAGCGCGGAGGTCGGATCCGTCGCACCCCTCGCAGACTCGAACCACGTTGTCGCGATCAGCCCCTCGGCCACGGCGCCTCGCCTCGCGCTCGACGACTTCGTCTTCCGCGTCGCGCCGAACGACGCGTTCCAAGCGAGCGCCCTCGCGGAGCTGTTCGGTGAACTCGGCTATACGAAGGTCGCGGTCATGGCCCGCGACGACGACTATGGCCGCGGAATCGCGAACTTCACGGAGGGCATCTTCGAGGCCGCGCCGTATAACGGGGTCGTGGAGAAGACCTTCTACTCGACGCAGTCTGGGACGGACTACGCGCCTCCGGTGGCCGCCCTCAGCGCTCAAGTCGGGACCCCCGCGGCCACCACGGCGGTCCTCCTTGTCGCCTTCGAGGACGACGGGATCGGCATCCTTAACCTCGCGAGACAGGACCCGAATTTGAGCCAAGTCCGGTGGTTCGGATCCGAGAGCGTGACCCGGCCGAAGTACGTCGACCCGAGCACGCCCGCCGAAATCAAGGATTTCCTCGTGAGCCGGAACATGACGGGGTTCTTCCCGTTCCCGCAGCAATCCCCGGTCGTGGAGAAATTCGTGGCCGACTACCAGGCCGCCTACGGACGCGCCCCCTCGCCGTACGCCTACTACTCGTACGACGCGGCGATGATTGCGATGTTGTCAATCCTCCGCGCGGGCAAGTACGATGGAGACGCCATCCGCGCGATGGTGCCAATCGTCGGGGAGACGTACATCGGTGCGAGCGGCCACAAGATCTTCGACCAGTTCGGTGACTACGCGGCCGCCGACTACCGGATCTGGAACATCCGTCTCGAAGGATCGAATTACGTCTTCAAGCAAATCGGCACCTGGTTCTACCTGACCGGGACCATCGAGTGGGACTGA
- a CDS encoding branched-chain amino acid ABC transporter permease, with protein MADLGLLFASIAAFVGVYMILAVSLNLEFGYGGQPNLGKVLFFSIGAYIAGILVARIVAGLAGFQGDVFGPSASQARFLFAESHPAVIIGLFLAALAIGAIAGGAFGYLASFPALRLRGDFLAIVLIAAGEATRIFVYTYEPLAGGAIGILGVPHPFVWLGATAGRVAYALVILGIASVFYLFAERLTASPFGRLLKSIRDDELVANVLGKRTPRVKGTVLVIGSGMAAVAGVLNAFYQQSVLSVDYIPQVTFLALTMVLLGGLANHRGAVAGVLLLTVLDRFTQPPFLAIFGVFWTFPVDLNYLRYIGIGVLIILILRFRPQGLVPERPVPTPVPEESSESAALADGGGPA; from the coding sequence ATGGCGGACCTCGGCCTCCTCTTTGCGTCGATTGCGGCGTTCGTCGGCGTCTACATGATCCTCGCCGTGAGCCTGAACCTCGAGTTCGGCTACGGAGGCCAGCCGAACCTGGGCAAGGTCCTGTTCTTCTCGATCGGGGCGTACATTGCAGGGATCCTCGTCGCCCGCATCGTCGCGGGCCTCGCCGGGTTCCAAGGCGATGTGTTCGGCCCCTCTGCGTCCCAGGCCCGCTTCCTGTTTGCGGAGAGCCATCCCGCCGTGATCATCGGCCTCTTCCTCGCGGCCCTCGCCATCGGGGCCATCGCCGGAGGTGCCTTTGGATACCTTGCGTCCTTTCCCGCCTTGCGACTGCGCGGCGACTTCCTCGCGATCGTCCTCATCGCGGCCGGAGAGGCAACCCGGATTTTCGTGTACACATACGAGCCCTTGGCCGGCGGGGCGATCGGAATCCTGGGCGTGCCGCATCCCTTTGTGTGGCTCGGGGCGACGGCGGGTCGGGTGGCGTATGCCTTGGTCATCCTTGGCATCGCCAGCGTGTTCTATCTCTTCGCGGAACGTCTCACCGCGTCCCCCTTCGGGCGCCTGCTGAAATCGATCCGGGACGATGAGCTCGTCGCCAACGTCCTCGGCAAGCGGACGCCGAGGGTGAAGGGCACCGTCCTCGTAATCGGGAGCGGGATGGCCGCCGTGGCGGGAGTCCTCAACGCGTTCTACCAGCAGAGCGTCCTCTCTGTCGACTACATTCCGCAGGTCACCTTCCTCGCCCTCACGATGGTCTTGCTGGGAGGCCTCGCGAACCATCGGGGAGCGGTCGCGGGCGTCCTGCTCCTCACCGTTCTGGACCGATTCACCCAGCCGCCATTCCTCGCGATCTTCGGCGTCTTCTGGACCTTCCCGGTCGATTTGAACTACCTTCGGTACATCGGGATTGGCGTGCTCATCATCCTCATCCTCCGGTTCCGGCCGCAGGGCCTCGTGCCCGAACGCCCCGTCCCGACGCCGGTGCCTGAGGAAAGCTCCGAATCCGCGGCGCTTGCGGACGGCGGCGGTCCAGCGTGA
- a CDS encoding ABC transporter ATP-binding protein: MGPEEGHRKPFLRLEDVRKHFGGVHAVDGVTADVREGELLGLIGPNGSGKTTLFNVISGVHKPDSGTILFQGERIDALEPNEIFARGVVRCFQNPRLFRGMTVLENALVPPRDQIGEKARHAAFPSRWTDQELRLAAKALQTLAAQQLAGVRSHWSGEISGGQMKLLELSRALMGEPRLLLLDEPTAGVAPKLAGEIFEGIVRLQKDLGLTFVVIEHRLEVLFDYVERLLVMHQGKILFSGHPDEAVKDPNVVDAYLGE; this comes from the coding sequence GTGGGGCCAGAGGAAGGACACAGGAAGCCCTTCCTTCGGCTCGAAGACGTGCGGAAGCATTTCGGCGGCGTCCACGCCGTGGACGGCGTCACCGCCGACGTCCGCGAGGGGGAGCTGCTTGGTCTCATCGGGCCGAACGGCAGCGGCAAGACGACCCTGTTCAACGTGATCTCGGGCGTACACAAGCCCGACAGCGGAACCATCCTCTTCCAGGGAGAGCGAATCGACGCCCTTGAGCCGAACGAGATCTTCGCTCGAGGTGTCGTGCGTTGCTTCCAGAACCCGCGGCTCTTCCGCGGCATGACGGTTCTGGAGAACGCCCTCGTCCCGCCGCGGGATCAGATCGGCGAGAAGGCGCGCCACGCGGCGTTCCCCTCCCGGTGGACGGACCAGGAACTCCGCCTCGCTGCTAAGGCCTTGCAGACGCTCGCCGCCCAGCAACTCGCGGGCGTGAGGTCTCACTGGTCCGGAGAAATCTCCGGCGGGCAGATGAAGCTGCTCGAGCTCTCGCGGGCGCTCATGGGGGAGCCGCGTCTCCTCCTCCTGGATGAGCCCACGGCGGGCGTTGCGCCGAAGCTTGCGGGGGAAATCTTCGAGGGGATCGTTCGCCTTCAAAAGGACCTCGGCTTGACGTTCGTCGTGATCGAGCACCGCCTGGAGGTCCTCTTCGACTACGTCGAGCGGTTGCTCGTGATGCACCAGGGGAAGATTCTCTTCTCCGGCCACCCCGACGAAGCCGTGAAAGACCCCAACGTGGTCGACGCCTATCTCGGAGAGTGA
- a CDS encoding dodecin domain-containing protein yields the protein MVQKIIDIVGTSPESFAKAASNAVAEAAKTVRGIRWARVGELEMDLDGPKVKAYRTMVRIYFDIER from the coding sequence ATGGTCCAGAAGATCATCGACATCGTCGGGACCTCGCCGGAGAGCTTCGCGAAGGCCGCCTCGAACGCGGTCGCGGAAGCCGCGAAGACCGTGCGGGGAATCCGGTGGGCGCGGGTGGGGGAACTCGAGATGGACCTCGACGGTCCGAAGGTGAAAGCGTACCGGACGATGGTGCGGATCTACTTCGACATCGAACGCTGA